A stretch of the Lactuca sativa cultivar Salinas chromosome 9, Lsat_Salinas_v11, whole genome shotgun sequence genome encodes the following:
- the LOC111889713 gene encoding transcription factor MYB111 — MGRAPCCEKVGLKRGRWTAQEDEILSNYIQAHGEGCWRSLPKNAGLLRCGKSCRLRWINYLRSDVRRGNISKEEEDVITRLHVSLGNRWSLIAAHLPGRTDNEIKNYWNSHLSRKIIPSRKLSNSLPMRIPSDLPSHNFNKRKGRTSRSTMKINETYRSSSSNTSANDHKVVLAATSSKVQRELPIKQQTKFVNSQIPKSPLTPHADKESDYYVDPSAASYHRYSKDGQTMDYWPEDVERHESGDEVVYEDILSFIDVKDKDGLMNPNGVLSTEEETEKDRVLMDVAIGEEETPNGSDSMKTVIGGNERNNIASIGSENMEVGGTASSSTDSCNTGDWDWNWDFDVEEGIVGFGGEEEDNILTWPWEGTRTYEGTMEGDFVGMHAWLFS; from the exons ATGGGAAGAGCGCCATGTTGTGAGAAAGTAGGGTTGAAGAGGGGAAGGTGGACTGCCCAAGAAGACGAGATACTATCCAATTACATCCAAGCTCATGGCGAAGGCTGTTGGCGTTCTTTACCCAAAAATGCTG GATTGTTGAGGTGTGGCAAGAGTTGCAGGCTGAGGTGGATCAACTATTTGAGATCTGATGTAAGGAGAGGAAATATATCAAAGGAGGAAGAAGATGTCATAACTAGGCTACATGTATCTTTAGGTAACAG GTGGTCTTTGATAGCTGCCCACTTGCCTGGGCGAACAGACAACGAAATCAAAAACTACTGGAACTCCCACCTCAGCCGGAAAATTATCCCTTCAAGAAAGTTGTCAAACTCCCTGCCAATGCGAATCCCATCTGACCTACCATCACACAACTTCAACAAACGCAAAGGAAGAACAAGTCGGTCCACCATGAAGATCAACGAAACTTATAGATCCTCGTCAAGTAATACTAGTGCCAATGACCATAAGGTTGTTCTTGCTGCGACTTCATCAAAGGTGCAACGGGAACTACCTATAAAACAACAAACCAAGTTTGTCAATAGTCAGATTCCCAAATCACCATTGACACCGCATGCAGATAAAGAAAGCGACTATTACGTGGACCCTAGTGCCGCTAGCTATCACCGGTACTCAAAGGATGGACAAACCATGGACTATTGGCCTGAGGATGTGGAAAGGCATGAAAGCGGAGATGAGGTGGTTTATGAGGATATCCTTAGCTTTATTGACGTTAAGGATAAAGACGGGTTAATGAATCCGAATGGGGTTTTGTCAACAGAGGAGGAAACAGAAAAAGATAGAGTCTTGATGGATGTTGCCATTGGTGAGGAAGAAACACCAAATGGAAGTGATTCCATGAAAACCGTAATTGGTGGAAACGAAAGAAACAATATTGCTTCCATAGGAAGCGAAAATATGGAAGTTGGTGGTACAGCAAGCTCATCAACAGATTCATGTAACACGGGTGATTGGGATTGGAATTGGGATTTTGATGTTGAAGAAGGAATAGTAGGGTTCGGGGGTGAGGAAGAAGACAACATTTTGACATGGCCATGGGAAGGCACAAGAACATATGAAGGGACCATGGAAGGTGATTTTGTAGGGATGCATGCATGGCTTTTCTCTTAA